One part of the Roseomonas gilardii genome encodes these proteins:
- a CDS encoding iron-containing alcohol dehydrogenase translates to MSTGPLPTFEFRTVPSVQVEWGGAKRLGEMLAARYGGRRVLVVTDAGLVKAGLLAPVLAGLEAQGFHAAVFDAVVADPPESVLLDCVRQGREAGAEIVLGLGGGSSLDVAKLAAVLLVAEQELSQIYGIGKVTGSRLPLVLVPTTAGTGSEVTNISILTTGETTKMGVVAPQLYADAVLLDAELTLGLPALHTAATGIDAMVHAIEAYTSRHKKNPLSDALAREALRLLGGNLLAACRDGRDRAAREAMLLGAMLAGQAFANAPVAAVHALAYPLGGHYHVPHGLSNALMLGPVLRFNARAAAPLYAELDTVLNGPGAGGSEERALHFVDSMQRLMDGSGAPRRLRDVGVTDNSLAMLAADAMKQTRLLVNNPVEVTEADALALYREAF, encoded by the coding sequence ATGTCCACCGGTCCTCTGCCCACCTTCGAGTTTCGCACGGTCCCCTCGGTCCAGGTCGAATGGGGTGGGGCGAAACGCCTGGGCGAGATGCTGGCCGCCCGCTACGGCGGGCGCCGCGTCCTGGTGGTGACGGATGCGGGGCTGGTGAAGGCAGGGTTGCTCGCTCCCGTCCTGGCCGGGCTGGAGGCGCAGGGTTTCCATGCCGCCGTCTTCGACGCGGTGGTGGCGGACCCGCCGGAATCCGTGCTGCTCGACTGCGTGCGGCAGGGGCGCGAGGCCGGGGCTGAGATCGTGCTCGGCCTGGGCGGCGGCTCCTCGCTCGATGTCGCCAAGCTGGCCGCGGTGCTGCTGGTCGCGGAGCAGGAGTTGTCGCAGATCTACGGCATCGGCAAGGTGACGGGCTCCCGCCTGCCGCTGGTGCTGGTGCCCACCACCGCCGGCACGGGGTCAGAGGTCACCAACATCTCCATCCTCACCACCGGCGAGACCACCAAGATGGGCGTGGTGGCGCCGCAGCTCTATGCGGATGCGGTGCTGCTGGACGCGGAGCTGACGCTGGGCCTGCCGGCGCTGCACACCGCCGCCACCGGCATCGACGCCATGGTCCATGCGATCGAGGCCTATACCAGCCGGCACAAGAAGAACCCGCTCTCCGACGCCCTGGCGCGGGAGGCGCTGCGCCTGCTCGGCGGCAACCTCCTCGCCGCCTGCCGGGACGGGCGGGACCGCGCGGCACGCGAGGCCATGCTGCTCGGTGCCATGCTGGCGGGCCAGGCCTTCGCCAACGCGCCGGTCGCGGCGGTGCATGCGCTGGCCTATCCGCTGGGCGGGCACTACCACGTGCCGCACGGCCTCTCCAACGCGCTGATGCTGGGGCCGGTGCTGCGCTTCAACGCCCGTGCCGCCGCGCCCCTCTATGCCGAACTCGACACCGTGCTGAACGGTCCCGGCGCGGGCGGGTCCGAGGAACGCGCCCTGCATTTCGTGGACAGCATGCAGCGGCTGATGGATGGCAGCGGCGCACCGCGGCGCCTGCGCGATGTGGGCGTCACCGACAACAGCCTCGCCATGCTCGCCGCCGATGCGATGAAGCAGACGCGGCTGCTGGTGAACAACCCGGTGGAGGTGACGGAGGCCGACGCCCTCGCCCTCTACCGCGAAGCCTTCTGA
- the attM gene encoding AttM family quorum-quenching N-acyl homoserine lactonase, whose amino-acid sequence MSDIRLYMLQSGTLKCKVHNIKMNQGDGAPYEIPVPFFLITHPQGHTIIDGGNAVEVATDARGHWGGICDVYWPEMKPEEGCVAQLERLGIRPQDVRFVLQSHLHLDHTGAIGRFPNATHVVQRAEYEYAFTPDWFAAGGYIRKDFDRPGLRWEFLNGTADDHFDLYGDGTLTTVFTPGHAPGHQSFLVRLPKSGPMLLTVDAAYTTDHWEEKALPGFLASTVDTVRSVQKLRHLAERTKAQVVTGHDPDAWPGFRKAPEYYD is encoded by the coding sequence ATGAGCGATATCCGGCTCTATATGCTCCAGTCGGGCACGCTGAAGTGCAAGGTCCACAACATCAAGATGAACCAGGGCGACGGCGCGCCCTACGAGATCCCCGTGCCCTTCTTCCTGATCACCCATCCGCAGGGCCACACCATCATCGATGGCGGCAATGCGGTGGAGGTCGCCACCGACGCGCGGGGCCACTGGGGCGGCATCTGCGACGTGTACTGGCCGGAGATGAAGCCCGAGGAAGGCTGCGTCGCGCAACTGGAACGCCTCGGCATCCGGCCGCAGGACGTGCGCTTCGTGCTGCAATCCCACCTGCATCTCGACCATACCGGCGCGATCGGCCGCTTCCCCAACGCCACGCATGTGGTGCAGCGGGCGGAATACGAATACGCCTTCACCCCGGACTGGTTCGCCGCCGGCGGCTATATCCGCAAGGATTTCGACCGCCCCGGCCTGCGCTGGGAGTTCCTGAACGGCACGGCCGACGACCATTTCGACCTCTATGGCGACGGCACGCTCACCACGGTCTTCACCCCGGGCCATGCGCCGGGGCACCAGAGCTTCCTGGTCCGCCTGCCGAAGTCCGGGCCGATGCTGCTGACCGTGGATGCCGCCTATACCACCGACCACTGGGAGGAGAAGGCGCTGCCCGGCTTCCTCGCCTCCACGGTGGACACGGTGCGCTCCGTGCAGAAGCTGCGCCACCTGGCGGAGCGCACGAAGGCCCAGGTGGTGACCGGCCATGACCCGGATGCCTGGCCCGGCTTCCGCAAGGCCCCGGAATACTACGACTGA
- a CDS encoding iron-containing alcohol dehydrogenase encodes MPGFTFLSVPRIVAETGGLDRLGTLMAGLGARRVAIVCDRGIVEGGLAARARSALTAAGLTARVLDGVQADPPVAVVRATLAAARDFAADGVVGLGGGSSLDTAKLVALLLRSDQAIEDLYGQDKARGQRVPLIQVPTTAGTGSEVTWASVVTSERNEKQAIYAPQLLPDIALLDAGLTLGMPPRVTAATGLDAMVHAIEAYTSRTRKNPVSDALAVKALALLGGNLRRVVADGTDLQAREAMLEGAMLAGMAFVNASVAAVHALSYPLGARFHVPHGHSNALVMGPVFRFNLPAAAQAYAELAPCLLPGRRFASAGEAAEAFVATLEELVGSVGLETRMSQLGVAETDLPGMAEEVVGGLQRLLANNPRDMAREDVVAMYRAVL; translated from the coding sequence ATGCCCGGCTTCACCTTCCTTTCCGTCCCCCGCATCGTCGCGGAGACGGGTGGCCTGGACCGGCTGGGCACGCTGATGGCCGGGTTGGGCGCGCGGCGTGTCGCCATCGTCTGCGACCGCGGCATCGTGGAGGGCGGGCTGGCGGCGCGCGCCCGTTCCGCCCTCACCGCCGCTGGCCTCACCGCGCGCGTGCTCGATGGCGTGCAGGCCGATCCGCCGGTGGCCGTGGTGCGCGCCACCCTGGCCGCCGCGCGGGACTTCGCGGCGGATGGCGTGGTCGGCCTCGGCGGCGGCAGCTCGCTCGACACGGCGAAGCTGGTGGCGCTGCTGCTGCGCTCCGACCAGGCGATCGAGGATCTCTACGGCCAGGACAAGGCGCGCGGGCAGCGCGTGCCGCTGATCCAGGTGCCGACCACCGCCGGGACCGGCTCCGAGGTCACCTGGGCCTCGGTCGTCACCAGCGAGCGCAACGAGAAGCAGGCGATCTACGCGCCGCAGCTCCTGCCCGACATCGCCCTGCTGGATGCGGGGCTGACGCTGGGCATGCCGCCGCGCGTCACCGCCGCGACCGGCCTGGATGCGATGGTCCATGCCATCGAGGCCTATACCAGCCGCACGCGCAAGAACCCGGTCTCCGACGCGCTGGCGGTGAAGGCGCTGGCGCTGCTCGGCGGCAACCTGCGCCGCGTGGTGGCGGATGGCACGGACCTCCAGGCACGTGAGGCGATGCTGGAAGGCGCGATGCTGGCCGGCATGGCCTTCGTCAACGCCTCCGTCGCGGCGGTGCATGCGTTGTCCTACCCGCTCGGGGCGCGCTTCCATGTGCCACACGGGCACAGCAACGCGCTGGTGATGGGGCCGGTCTTCCGCTTCAATCTGCCCGCGGCGGCGCAAGCCTATGCCGAACTGGCCCCCTGCCTGCTGCCCGGCCGCCGCTTCGCCAGCGCGGGGGAGGCCGCCGAGGCCTTCGTCGCCACGCTGGAGGAACTCGTCGGCAGCGTCGGCCTCGAAACGCGGATGAGCCAACTTGGCGTCGCTGAGACGGACCTTCCCGGCATGGCGGAGGAGGTGGTCGGCGGGCTGCAACGCCTGCTCGCCAACAACCCGCGCGACATGGCACGCGAGGATGTCGTCGCGATGTACCGCGCGGTGCTGTAG
- the cynS gene encoding cyanase → MTARADLTEKIVRIKIERDLTWAGLTALAGGLSKEYVTAALMGQMPLPRPAAEAIGAELGLDDYETKLLQQPPYRGSLPTQVPTDPLIYRFYELVSVYGTTFKALIHEEFGDGIMSAIDFRMDLQREPNNAGDRVSITMSGKFLPYKQY, encoded by the coding sequence ATGACGGCACGCGCAGACCTCACCGAGAAGATCGTCCGCATCAAGATCGAGCGGGACCTCACCTGGGCAGGCCTTACCGCCCTGGCCGGAGGGCTGAGCAAGGAATACGTGACCGCGGCCCTGATGGGGCAGATGCCCCTGCCCAGGCCAGCGGCGGAGGCGATCGGGGCGGAACTCGGCCTCGACGACTACGAGACCAAGCTGTTGCAGCAGCCGCCCTATCGCGGCTCGCTGCCGACGCAGGTGCCGACCGATCCGCTGATCTACCGCTTCTACGAGCTGGTCTCGGTCTATGGCACGACCTTCAAGGCCCTGATCCACGAGGAATTCGGCGATGGCATCATGAGCGCCATCGACTTCCGCATGGACCTGCAACGCGAGCCCAACAATGCCGGCGACCGCGTGAGCATCACCATGAGCGGCAAGTTCCTGCCCTACAAACAGTACTGA
- a CDS encoding siderophore-interacting protein, translating into MNAITTLRARTRIELPDPPRQFDRLCEHLGEYGATVRREEGLAWISHRLGRTMMTVEGRALSLDVSSGDAASLSMLRGLLAWYVENLEEGLKPDFAWTGDGCDTAQLPYFRAMRVVSNHAVTPHMRRIRLAGADLARFAVGGLHLRLLIPPPGVLAPEWPVAGPNGAPVWPQGPRAAIPRVYTIRRIDPAAGWMDVDMVVHGEDDDEAGSGPGSRWALAAETGDVVGILGPGGGEGPAADWVVLAGDETVLPAIGRILEELPSGARGIALVEVADAREEQALVHPPGIELRWLHRDGLPAGTPNLLPAALRALCWPESGSIAAWAAAEFQVAQSMRCHLRDERGLDKDHCYCAAYWRRERG; encoded by the coding sequence ATGAACGCGATCACGACCCTGCGTGCCCGCACCCGGATCGAGCTTCCGGACCCGCCGCGCCAGTTCGACCGGCTCTGCGAGCATCTGGGCGAGTACGGCGCCACCGTCCGGCGGGAGGAAGGCCTCGCCTGGATCTCGCATCGCCTGGGCCGCACCATGATGACGGTCGAGGGCCGGGCGCTGAGCCTCGATGTCTCCTCCGGCGACGCGGCATCCCTTTCCATGCTGCGCGGCCTCCTGGCCTGGTATGTGGAGAATCTCGAAGAGGGGCTGAAGCCGGACTTCGCCTGGACGGGCGATGGCTGCGACACGGCGCAACTCCCCTATTTCCGCGCCATGCGCGTGGTCTCCAACCATGCCGTCACCCCGCATATGCGCCGCATCCGCCTCGCGGGGGCGGATCTGGCGCGCTTCGCGGTGGGCGGGTTGCATCTGCGCCTGCTGATCCCGCCGCCGGGCGTGCTGGCCCCCGAATGGCCCGTCGCCGGGCCGAATGGCGCGCCCGTCTGGCCGCAGGGGCCGCGTGCCGCCATCCCACGCGTCTATACCATCCGCCGCATCGACCCCGCCGCCGGCTGGATGGACGTGGACATGGTCGTGCATGGCGAGGACGATGACGAGGCGGGCTCAGGCCCCGGCTCGCGCTGGGCGCTGGCGGCGGAGACGGGAGATGTGGTCGGCATCCTCGGCCCCGGCGGCGGCGAGGGGCCGGCAGCGGACTGGGTGGTGCTGGCCGGGGACGAGACCGTCCTGCCCGCCATTGGCCGCATCCTGGAGGAGCTTCCCTCCGGGGCGCGTGGCATCGCCCTGGTCGAGGTTGCGGATGCGCGTGAGGAGCAGGCGCTGGTCCACCCGCCCGGCATCGAGCTGCGCTGGCTGCACCGCGACGGCCTCCCCGCCGGCACGCCCAACCTCCTGCCCGCCGCCCTGCGCGCCCTGTGCTGGCCGGAGAGCGGCAGCATCGCCGCCTGGGCCGCCGCCGAGTTCCAGGTCGCCCAGTCCATGCGCTGCCACCTGCGCGACGAGCGCGGGCTGGACAAGGACCATTGCTACTGCGCTGCCTATTGGCGGCGGGAACGCGGCTGA
- the purD gene encoding phosphoribosylamine--glycine ligase gives MKVLLVGGGGREHALARKLLDSSLLTKLWVAPGNAGIAGIAECLPVAAEDVAGQVALAREKGVDLVVVGPEAPLTLGLADACAEAGIRCFGPSAAAARLEGSKSFTREVTEAAGVPGAEWARFTDSAGALTYVRAKGAPIVIKADGLAAGKGVVVAATLEEAEAAVTDMLDGGIHGAAGAAILVEECLIGEEVSFFALCDGTHALPLVGAQDHKRVGDGDTGPNTGGMGAYSPAPAFTEALQAEAMERIVRPTLAEMARRGTPFRGVLFAGLMLTAQGPKLIEYNVRFGDPECQVLMTRLRSDLLAALLAACDGELKDFDLRWSSDPAMVVVMAARGYPGPYVKNTAIRGLDEAGAVPGVVVYHAGTSAGPGGEVLATGGRVLGITATAPTLRGARDAAYAAVDALDWPEGFCRRDIGWRALGAG, from the coding sequence ATGAAGGTGCTGCTGGTGGGCGGCGGGGGGCGGGAACACGCCCTGGCCCGGAAGCTGCTCGATTCCTCCCTGCTGACGAAGCTCTGGGTCGCCCCCGGCAATGCCGGGATCGCCGGGATCGCCGAATGCCTCCCCGTGGCCGCCGAGGATGTCGCCGGACAGGTCGCGCTGGCGCGGGAGAAGGGCGTGGACCTCGTGGTGGTCGGCCCTGAAGCGCCGCTGACCCTGGGCCTGGCCGATGCCTGCGCCGAGGCCGGCATCCGCTGCTTCGGCCCCTCTGCCGCCGCGGCGCGGCTGGAAGGCTCCAAGAGCTTCACCCGCGAGGTCACCGAGGCCGCCGGGGTGCCGGGCGCCGAATGGGCCCGCTTCACCGACAGCGCCGGGGCCCTGACTTATGTGCGGGCGAAGGGCGCGCCGATCGTGATCAAGGCCGATGGCCTCGCCGCCGGCAAGGGCGTGGTGGTGGCCGCCACGCTGGAGGAGGCCGAGGCCGCCGTCACCGACATGCTGGATGGCGGCATCCACGGCGCGGCGGGCGCCGCGATCCTGGTCGAGGAATGCCTGATCGGCGAGGAGGTCTCCTTCTTCGCCCTTTGCGACGGCACCCATGCCCTGCCGCTGGTGGGCGCGCAGGACCACAAGCGCGTCGGCGACGGCGACACCGGGCCGAACACCGGCGGCATGGGCGCCTATTCCCCCGCCCCGGCCTTCACCGAGGCCCTCCAGGCCGAGGCCATGGAGCGGATCGTCCGACCCACCCTGGCGGAGATGGCGCGGCGCGGCACTCCCTTCCGCGGCGTGCTCTTCGCCGGGCTGATGCTGACGGCGCAGGGGCCGAAGCTGATCGAGTACAATGTCCGCTTCGGCGACCCGGAATGCCAGGTGCTGATGACGCGGCTGCGCTCCGACCTGCTGGCCGCGCTGCTCGCCGCCTGCGATGGGGAACTGAAGGATTTCGATCTCCGCTGGTCCTCCGACCCCGCCATGGTCGTGGTCATGGCGGCACGCGGCTATCCTGGCCCCTATGTGAAGAACACGGCAATCCGTGGGCTGGACGAGGCCGGCGCCGTGCCGGGCGTGGTGGTCTATCACGCCGGTACCTCCGCCGGGCCGGGCGGCGAGGTCCTCGCCACCGGCGGGCGCGTGCTGGGCATCACCGCCACCGCGCCGACGCTGCGCGGGGCCCGCGACGCCGCCTATGCCGCCGTGGATGCGCTGGACTGGCCGGAAGGCTTCTGCCGCCGCGATATCGGCTGGCGGGCGCTCGGCGCGGGGTGA